Proteins encoded by one window of Rutidosis leptorrhynchoides isolate AG116_Rl617_1_P2 chromosome 7, CSIRO_AGI_Rlap_v1, whole genome shotgun sequence:
- the LOC139860344 gene encoding uncharacterized mitochondrial protein AtMg01250-like: MALMGFNSRWCKWIHACLSSASISILINGFPQKNSPLKKGVRQGDPLFSYLFIMVAEGLNHLTKIAAASNHFDGIRIRRGETRVTHLQYAGHTLFFGDWNRRNGETESMAGFLGCVAGTFPINYLSLPISSSMKQKKAWDPFFEKFGKRIADWKE; encoded by the exons ATGGCACTAATGGGTTTCAATTCTAGGTGGTGCAAATGGATTCATGCGTGTTTATCTTCTGCTTCGATTTCAATTCTGATTAATGGGTTTCCACAAAAGAATTCTCCCTTAAAAAAAGGGGTACGTCAAGGGGATCCTCTATTCTCGTACTTATTCATCATGGTGGCCGAGGGATTGAACCACCTAACAAAAATAGCCGCAGCCTCTAATCATTTTGATGGGATTCGTATTAGGAGAGGGGAGACTAGGGTAACGCACTTACAATATGCGGGCCACACGTTGTTCTTTGGTGATTGGAATAGGAGAAAT GGGGAAACAGAAAGTATGGCGGGTTTTCTAGGTTGTGTGGCGGGCACTTTTCCTATTAATTATCTTAGTCTTCCTATCAGTTCGTCTATGAAGCAAAAAAAAGCATGGGACCCATTTTTTGAAAAGTTTGGGAAACGGATCGCGGATTGGAAAGAATAA